From Streptomyces sp. NBC_01754, a single genomic window includes:
- a CDS encoding ABC transporter permease, which yields MLRLVVRRLLQLIPTLLGLSVLLFLWLNRLPGGPASAILGERATEAEVARINRALGLDEPVYVQYWRFLKRIAELDLGTSTQTGQPVWDEFATRFPATVELSVLAILLAVVIGIPLGYLAAKRRGGWIDVAAVSGSLIGICIPVFFLALILKGVFAVQLHMFPSYGRMATGMNATDVTGFAVLDGLLTGEFDASLDALHHLVLPAIALASIPLAVIVRMTRASVLEVLGEDYVRTAESKGLDKQVIRGRHVLRNALLPVVTAVGLLTGSLLSGAVLTESVFSFNGIGNFIRTSIDARDYPVLVGFILFIAMVYVLINLLVDLAYSLIDPRVRVH from the coding sequence GTGCTGCGACTCGTCGTACGAAGACTGCTACAGCTCATACCCACCCTGCTCGGCCTGTCGGTTCTGCTCTTCCTGTGGCTGAACCGGCTGCCCGGCGGACCCGCCTCAGCGATCCTGGGCGAGCGGGCGACCGAAGCCGAAGTGGCCCGTATCAACCGGGCCCTGGGACTCGACGAGCCCGTCTACGTCCAGTACTGGCGCTTCCTCAAGCGCATCGCCGAACTGGACCTCGGTACTTCCACCCAGACCGGCCAGCCGGTGTGGGACGAGTTCGCCACGCGCTTCCCGGCCACGGTCGAACTCAGCGTTCTCGCCATCCTGCTCGCCGTCGTCATCGGCATCCCGCTCGGCTACCTGGCGGCGAAGCGGCGCGGCGGCTGGATCGATGTGGCGGCGGTCTCCGGGTCGCTGATCGGTATCTGCATCCCGGTGTTCTTCCTCGCCCTGATCCTCAAGGGTGTCTTCGCCGTCCAGCTGCACATGTTCCCGAGCTACGGGCGCATGGCCACCGGTATGAACGCCACCGACGTCACCGGGTTCGCCGTACTGGACGGCCTGCTGACCGGGGAGTTCGACGCCAGTCTGGACGCGCTGCACCACCTGGTCCTGCCCGCGATCGCCCTCGCCTCGATCCCCCTCGCCGTCATCGTGCGCATGACCCGGGCCAGCGTGCTGGAGGTACTCGGCGAGGACTACGTCCGCACCGCCGAGTCCAAGGGCCTCGACAAACAGGTGATCCGCGGCCGCCACGTCCTGCGCAACGCGCTGCTGCCGGTGGTCACCGCGGTCGGTCTGCTGACCGGGAGCCTGCTCTCCGGAGCGGTGCTGACCGAGTCGGTCTTCTCCTTCAACGGCATCGGCAACTTCATCCGTACCTCGATCGACGCCCGTGACTATCCGGTGCTCGTCGGATTCATCCTGTTCATCGCGATGGTGTACGTGCTCATCAACCTCCTGGTCGACCTCGCGTACAGCCTTATCGACCCGAGAGTGCGGGTGCACTGA
- a CDS encoding ABC transporter permease, with protein sequence MTKKADKIDRLAELMQMSEATSGASLWREALRRLRASKMAVIGAVIIALFVLLALVGPWIAPHSPTAQTWRGEVFANQGKFVGMRGGNWFGLDHLGRDMFSRFLVGARQTLLVGVVSMLIGLVVGAVIGVLSGAAATLGGRAGQRVDTVIMRFTDIMLSLPSLLLAVSIAAVMGQSLTTVMIAVGVVQIPVFARLLRGSMLVQGGADYVLAAKALGIPKKRIIFTQILPNSLSPVIVQATLSLATAIIEAAALSYLGLGSPDPAIPEWGVMLAQAERFFDNEPMMAAYPAIGIIITALGFTLLGEATREALDPKLRG encoded by the coding sequence ATGACGAAGAAGGCGGACAAGATCGATCGGCTCGCCGAGCTGATGCAGATGTCCGAGGCCACCAGCGGCGCGAGCCTGTGGCGAGAGGCACTGCGCCGGCTCAGGGCCAGCAAGATGGCGGTCATCGGCGCGGTCATCATCGCGTTGTTCGTCCTGCTCGCGCTGGTGGGCCCGTGGATCGCGCCGCACAGTCCGACCGCCCAGACATGGCGCGGCGAGGTGTTCGCCAACCAGGGCAAGTTCGTCGGCATGCGCGGCGGGAACTGGTTCGGTCTGGACCACCTGGGCCGGGACATGTTCTCCCGGTTCCTGGTCGGTGCCCGGCAGACCCTGCTGGTCGGCGTGGTGTCCATGCTCATCGGTCTGGTCGTCGGAGCGGTCATCGGCGTCCTGTCCGGTGCCGCGGCGACGCTCGGCGGCAGGGCGGGACAGCGCGTCGACACGGTGATCATGCGTTTCACCGACATCATGCTCTCGCTGCCGTCTCTGCTGCTGGCGGTCTCGATCGCCGCGGTGATGGGCCAGTCGCTGACCACCGTGATGATCGCGGTCGGTGTCGTGCAGATCCCCGTCTTCGCACGGCTGCTGCGCGGCTCGATGCTGGTGCAGGGCGGAGCCGACTACGTCCTGGCGGCCAAGGCGCTCGGTATCCCCAAGAAGCGGATCATCTTCACCCAGATCCTCCCGAACTCGCTCAGCCCGGTGATCGTCCAGGCGACGCTCAGCCTGGCCACCGCGATCATCGAGGCCGCAGCGCTGTCCTACCTGGGCCTCGGCAGCCCGGACCCGGCCATTCCCGAATGGGGGGTCATGCTCGCCCAGGCCGAACGGTTCTTCGACAACGAGCCCATGATGGCGGCCTACCCGGCCATCGGCATCATCATCACCGCCCTCGGCTTCACCCTGCTCGGCGAGGCCACGCGCGAAGCCCTCGACCCGAAGCTGCGAGGCTGA
- a CDS encoding ABC transporter ATP-binding protein yields the protein MALLSVEELSVTFTAKGRKDSVAVDGVSFDVDQGQVVGLVGESGCGKSVTSLALMGLLPGKGVRVGGRAVFDGRDLLSMSQRKLRDMRGSQLAMIFQDPLSSLNPVVPIGIQVTEILQRHRGLKGEAARTEAAHLLDRVGIPDPRRRLKEYPHQLSGGMRQRALIAMAVACAPRLLIADEPTTALDVTIQAQILELLKELVDQEGTALLMITHDLGVVAGLCDEVNVLYAGRAVETAGRRELFAAPTHPYAHGLLGSIPRLDAPRGEPLQPIRGSINDKIAWADGCAFAPRCDFYTMECLTGTPELTEPRTAGHQVRCVNPVLPKAEVSA from the coding sequence ATGGCACTGCTCTCTGTTGAAGAACTCAGCGTCACCTTCACCGCCAAGGGCCGCAAGGACTCCGTGGCCGTCGACGGTGTCTCCTTCGACGTGGACCAAGGTCAGGTCGTGGGGCTCGTCGGTGAGTCCGGCTGCGGCAAGTCCGTGACCTCGCTCGCCCTGATGGGGCTCCTGCCGGGCAAGGGGGTGAGGGTCGGCGGACGGGCCGTCTTCGACGGCCGGGACCTTCTCTCGATGAGTCAGCGCAAGCTCCGCGACATGCGGGGCAGCCAGCTCGCGATGATCTTCCAGGACCCGCTCTCCTCGCTGAACCCGGTGGTCCCCATCGGCATCCAGGTCACCGAGATCCTCCAGCGGCACCGCGGCCTGAAGGGCGAGGCGGCCCGCACGGAGGCCGCCCACCTCCTGGACCGGGTCGGTATCCCCGACCCGCGCCGACGGCTGAAGGAGTACCCCCACCAGCTGTCCGGGGGTATGCGCCAGCGTGCGCTCATCGCCATGGCGGTGGCCTGCGCCCCCCGGCTGCTCATCGCCGACGAGCCCACCACCGCGCTCGACGTGACCATCCAGGCCCAGATCCTGGAACTCCTCAAGGAGCTCGTGGACCAGGAGGGCACCGCCCTGCTGATGATCACGCACGACCTGGGTGTGGTGGCCGGTCTCTGCGACGAGGTCAACGTGCTCTACGCGGGACGCGCGGTGGAGACCGCCGGCCGGCGCGAGCTGTTCGCCGCGCCGACGCACCCGTACGCCCACGGACTGCTCGGCTCCATCCCGCGTCTGGACGCACCGCGCGGGGAGCCGCTCCAGCCGATCCGGGGTTCGATCAACGACAAGATCGCCTGGGCCGACGGCTGCGCCTTCGCGCCGCGCTGCGACTTCTACACCATGGAGTGCCTGACCGGCACTCCCGAACTGACCGAACCACGCACGGCCGGACACCAGGTGCGCTGTGTCAACCCGGTCCTGCCCAAGGCGGAGGTATCGGCATGA
- a CDS encoding ABC transporter ATP-binding protein yields the protein MSLLELDDVKVHFPVKKGILFDRTVGHVYAVDGISLSVEAGQTYGLVGESGCGKTTLGRAVLRLVDITGGGVVFDGTDLAKLPDEKMRQYRRRLQMVFQDPLGSLNPRQNIESILSEGMAAHGIGTDRADRREKIKAILARVGLPTNSLSRYPHEFSGGQRQRIGIARALVLEPDVIICDEPVSALDVSIQAQVINLLEELQESLGLTYLVIAHDLAVVRHISDVIGVMYLGSLVEEAPSDALYAAPMHPYTKALMSAVPVPDPEVEDRRERILLQGDLPSPADPPSGCRFHTRCPWAQEKCAVERPVLTDLGDGHKVACHFAAEIEAGTVGLTRATGIEAVVGTQTEADAAGAAVSGGGTGAAAEPSAADGTGTT from the coding sequence ATGAGCCTGCTCGAACTCGACGACGTCAAGGTTCACTTCCCCGTCAAGAAGGGCATCCTGTTCGACCGGACGGTCGGGCACGTGTACGCCGTGGACGGCATCTCGCTGAGCGTCGAGGCCGGCCAGACGTACGGGCTCGTGGGCGAGTCGGGGTGCGGTAAGACGACGCTGGGCCGGGCCGTCCTGCGGCTGGTGGACATCACCGGCGGCGGGGTCGTCTTCGACGGCACGGACCTCGCCAAGCTGCCCGACGAGAAGATGCGGCAGTACCGCCGCAGGCTCCAGATGGTCTTCCAGGACCCGCTCGGCAGCCTCAACCCGCGCCAGAACATCGAGTCGATCCTGTCCGAGGGCATGGCCGCCCACGGGATCGGCACGGACCGGGCGGACCGCCGGGAGAAGATCAAGGCGATCCTCGCGAGGGTCGGCCTGCCGACGAACTCGCTCTCCCGCTATCCGCACGAGTTCTCCGGCGGGCAGCGCCAGCGCATCGGTATCGCCCGGGCCCTGGTGCTCGAACCCGACGTGATCATCTGCGACGAGCCGGTCTCGGCGCTCGACGTGTCGATCCAGGCGCAGGTCATCAACCTGCTGGAGGAGTTGCAGGAGTCGCTCGGGCTCACGTATCTCGTCATCGCCCACGACCTCGCCGTCGTCCGGCACATCTCGGACGTCATCGGGGTCATGTACCTGGGCTCCCTGGTCGAGGAGGCGCCCAGCGACGCGCTGTACGCCGCGCCGATGCACCCGTACACCAAGGCCCTCATGTCCGCGGTCCCCGTACCCGACCCGGAGGTCGAGGACCGGCGGGAGCGGATCCTGCTCCAGGGCGACCTGCCCTCGCCGGCCGATCCGCCGAGCGGATGCCGGTTCCACACCCGCTGCCCGTGGGCGCAGGAGAAGTGCGCGGTCGAGCGCCCGGTCCTGACGGACCTGGGTGACGGGCACAAGGTGGCCTGCCACTTCGCGGCCGAGATCGAGGCCGGGACCGTGGGGCTGACCCGGGCGACGGGCATCGAGGCGGTCGTGGGGACGCAGACGGAGGCGGACGCGGCCGGCGCCGCCGTCAGCGGCGGCGGCACCGGGGCGGCGGCCGAGCCCTCCGCCGCGGACGGAACCGGTACCACCTGA
- a CDS encoding trimeric intracellular cation channel family protein, translating to MLNELFNPSVQHALDIVGIFVFAISGALLAVRKNFDVFGIVVLAEVTALGGGIFRDVIIGAIPPAAFTDLGYFTTPLLAAVLVFFLHPHVERIQVAVNVFDAAGLGLFCVVGTVKAYDYGLGLTSSATLGLATAVGGGVLRDVLANEVPSLLRWDRDLYAVPAIVGSVLVALCIRFDTLNAYTSAVAVVTAFVLRLLALRFHWRAPRAYNRRSSQAEENPGGI from the coding sequence GTGCTCAACGAACTCTTCAACCCCTCCGTCCAGCACGCGCTCGACATCGTCGGGATCTTCGTCTTCGCGATCTCGGGCGCGCTCCTCGCCGTACGCAAGAACTTCGACGTCTTCGGCATCGTGGTCCTCGCCGAGGTGACGGCGCTGGGCGGAGGGATCTTCCGTGACGTGATCATCGGGGCGATTCCCCCGGCCGCCTTCACGGACCTCGGCTACTTCACCACCCCGCTGCTCGCCGCCGTGCTGGTGTTCTTCCTGCACCCGCACGTCGAACGCATCCAGGTCGCCGTCAACGTCTTCGACGCGGCCGGACTGGGCCTCTTCTGCGTCGTCGGCACGGTCAAGGCGTACGACTACGGGCTCGGTCTCACCTCGTCCGCCACCCTGGGGCTGGCCACCGCGGTCGGCGGCGGCGTCCTGCGCGACGTGCTGGCCAACGAGGTGCCGTCGCTCCTGCGCTGGGACCGCGACCTCTACGCCGTGCCCGCGATCGTCGGCTCGGTGCTGGTCGCCCTCTGCATCCGGTTCGACACGCTCAACGCCTACACCAGCGCCGTCGCGGTGGTCACCGCCTTCGTACTCCGCCTGCTCGCCCTGCGCTTCCACTGGCGGGCCCCGCGCGCCTACAACCGGCGCTCGTCCCAGGCGGAGGAGAACCCGGGCGGCATCTGA